The following coding sequences are from one Neurospora crassa OR74A linkage group I, whole genome shotgun sequence window:
- a CDS encoding mitochondrial carrier protein RIM2 has translation MESLPATRRVPVPSDQHYKGDHIPLVVSRETGDIVPESHQADPLVRPDKIEATPFAKSWAHFVAGGIGGMTAAALTAPLDVLKTRLQSDFYQAQLRASRQSHVGVPLNPIRAAWYHFSETGQILSAVYRQEGPRALFKGLGPNLVGVVPARSINFFTYGNGKRLIAKYFNNGQEGTWVHLSAGVLAGIVTSTATNPIWMVKTRLQLDKNVAAESGGVTRRQYQNSYDCIRQILRNEGLRGLYKGMSASYLGVAESTLQWVLYERMKTALALREEKIVQSGRQKTWWDHAVNWTGNAGAAGGAKLVAAVLTYPHEVARTRLRQAPMDGGKPKYTGLIQCFKLVFKEEGMAGLYGGMTPHMLRTVPSAAIMFGMYEAILRLLGTPS, from the exons ATGGAGTCACTGCCGGCCACAAGGAGGGTACCCGTTCCCTCCGACCAGCATTACAAGGGCGACCACATTCCGCTCGTCGTATCCCGCGAAACAGGCGATATCGTACCAGAGTCACACCAAGCCGATCCGTTAGTACGGCCAGACAAGATCGAAGCAACCCCCTTTGCAAAATCATGGGCGCACTTTGTTGCAGGAGG AATCGGTGGTATGACAGCCGCAGCCTTAACCGCCCCGTTAGACGTTCTCAAGACGCGACTCCAGTCCGACTTCTACCAAGCACAGCTCCGAGCCTCGCGACAATCGCACGTAGGAGTGCCCCTCAACCCGATTCGCGCCGCCTGGTACCACTTTAGCGAGACCGGCCAGATTCTGTCGGCTGTGTACCGGCAAGAAGGCCCCCGCGCCCTGTTCAAGGGCCTCGGCCCCAATCTCGTCGGCGTCGTGCCCGCGCGCTCCATCAACTTCTTCACCTACGGCAACGGCAAGCGGCTGATCGCCAAGTACTTCAACAACGGACAGGAAGGCACATGGGTGCACCTCAGCGCGGGCGTGCTGGCGGGCATCGTGACCAGCACCGCGACGAACCCGATATGGATGGTCAAGACGCGGCTGCAGCTGGACAAAAACGTGGCGGCTGAGAGCGGAGGCGTGACGAGGCGGCAGTACCAGAACAGCTACGACTGCATCCGGCAAATCCTGCGCAACGAAGGGCTCCGAGGCCTGTACAAGGGCATGAGCGCGAGCTACTTGGGCGTGGCCGAGTCGACGCTGCAGTGGGTGCTATACGAGCGCATGAAGACGGCGCTGGCGTTGcgggaggagaagattgtGCAGAGCGGGCGCCAAAAGACTTGGTGGGACCACGCGGTCAACTGGACGGGCAATGCGGGCGCTGCGGGCGGCGCGAAGCTTGTCGCGGCCGTCCTCACATACCCTCATGAGGTCGCCCGCACCCGTCTACGACAGGCACCCATGGACGGCGGCAAGCCCAAATATACGGGCCTGATCCAGTGCTTCAAGCTCGTgttcaaggaggagggcatGGCCGGTCTGTATGGTGGTATGACGCCGCATATGCTCCGGACGGTGCCCAGCGCCGCCATCATGTTTGGCATGTACGAAGCCATCCTCAGGCTTCTTGGTACCCCGTCATGA